In Parus major isolate Abel chromosome 1, Parus_major1.1, whole genome shotgun sequence, the following proteins share a genomic window:
- the FSTL1 gene encoding follistatin-related protein 1 has product MIWKTLPLLCALLAAARLRAEEEPRSKSKICANVFCGAGRECAVTEKGEPTCLCIEKCKPHKRPVCGSNGKTYLNHCELHRDACLTGSKIQVDYDGHCKEKKSENPAASPVVCYQSDRDELRRRVIQWLEAEIIPDGWFSKGSNYSEVLDKYFKSFDDGDSRLDSTEFLKFVEQNETAINITTYMDQETNKLLRGLCVDALIELSDENADWKLSFNEFLKCLSPSFNPPEKKCALEDETYEDGAETEVECNRCVCACGNWVCTAMTCEGRNEKVPAQRHRPDQDLTEEEMARYVEELQKHQETAEKTKRMSAKEM; this is encoded by the exons GAAGAGCCAAGGAGCAAATCTAAGATCTGTGCCAATGTTTTCTGTGGAGCTGGGCGTGAGTGTGCAGTGACAGAGAAGGGAGAGCCAACCTGCCTCTGCATTGAG AAATGCAAACCTCACAAGAGGCCTGTGTGCGGGAGCAATGGCAAGACGTACCTGAACCACTGTGAGCTGCACCGTGACGCCTGCCTCACCGGCTCCAAGATCCAGGTGGATTACGATGGCCACTGCAAAG AGAAGAAGTCTGAGAATCCAGCTGCAAGTCCAG TTGTCTGCTACCAGTCGGACAGGGACGAGCTTCGTCGCCGGGTCATCCAGTGGCTGGAAGCTGAGATTATCCCAGATGGGTGGTTCTCCAAGGGCAGTAACTACAGTGAAGTCCTGGACAAATATTTCAAG AGCTTTGATGATGGTGATTCTCGCTTGGACTCCACTGAATTCCTGAAATTTGTGGAGCAGAATGAGACTGCCATCAACATCACCACCTACATGGACCAGGAGACAAACAAGTTGCTCAG GGGACTCTGCGTAGATGCCCTCATCGAGCTGTCAGATGAAAATGCTGACTGGAAGCTCAGTTTCAATGAATTTCTCAAGTGCCTCAGCCCATCCTTCAACCCACCTGAGAAAA AGTGTGCCCTGGAAGATGAGACCTATGAGGACGGAGCAGAGACCGAGGTGGAGTGCAACCGCTGCGTCTGTGCCTGTGGAAACTGGGTGTGCACCGCAATGACGTGCGAGG GGAGGAATGAAAAGGTGCCTGCTCAGAGACACCGACCTGATCAAGATTTGACTGAGGAGGAGATGGCCAGATATGTTGAAGAACTGCAGAAGCATCAG GAGACGGCTGAGAAGACCAAGAGAATGAGCGCCAAGGAGATGTAA